One window of the Runella slithyformis DSM 19594 genome contains the following:
- the fabG gene encoding 3-oxoacyl-ACP reductase FabG, which produces MRLANKVAIITGGARGIGKATAEIFTREGAKVIIWDMLDVGEQTAQELKDKGFSAEFVKISVTDVPAVEAAARDVFERYGHIDILVNNAGITRDKSLLKMSYQEWAQVIDINLNGVFNCTKTIVPYMVENKYGRIICTSSVVGQTGNFGQTNYVATKAAIIGMVKTWAKELGKYNITANAVAPGFIKTEMTDLIPEEVRNQTVAGIPVKRMGLPEDIANAYLYLASEEAGYVNGHTLSVNGGVA; this is translated from the coding sequence ATGCGTTTAGCAAACAAAGTTGCCATCATTACCGGCGGGGCACGCGGAATCGGCAAAGCCACCGCCGAAATCTTCACCCGCGAAGGGGCCAAAGTCATCATCTGGGATATGCTCGACGTGGGAGAACAAACTGCGCAGGAATTGAAAGATAAAGGCTTTTCTGCCGAGTTTGTCAAAATCAGCGTGACAGACGTGCCTGCCGTAGAAGCGGCGGCCCGCGATGTTTTTGAACGCTACGGTCACATTGATATTTTGGTGAATAATGCCGGCATCACGCGCGATAAATCACTGCTTAAAATGTCGTATCAGGAATGGGCGCAGGTGATCGATATCAATCTCAACGGCGTGTTCAACTGTACCAAAACCATTGTGCCGTACATGGTTGAAAACAAATACGGTCGCATCATCTGTACCTCTTCGGTGGTGGGACAAACGGGTAATTTCGGTCAAACCAACTACGTGGCCACCAAAGCGGCCATCATCGGGATGGTGAAAACCTGGGCCAAAGAATTGGGAAAATACAACATTACGGCCAATGCCGTAGCGCCGGGGTTCATCAAAACCGAGATGACCGACCTGATTCCCGAAGAAGTACGCAACCAGACCGTGGCCGGCATTCCGGTCAAACGCATGGGGCTTCCCGAAGACATTGCCAATGCTTATCTCTACCTGGCGTCGGAAGAGGCAGGTTACGTCAACGGACATACGTTGAGCGTGAATGGAGGAGTCGCCTAA
- a CDS encoding acyl-CoA dehydrogenase — protein sequence MALNESILEGLNFNLSEEHLAVKEAARDFAQNELLPGILERDNEQKFDPKLLKRMGELGFMGMMVAPEYGGGGMDTVSYVLAMEELSKVDASASVMVSVNNSLVCYGLEAFGTEEQKRKYLTPLASGEMVGAFCLSEPEAGSDATSQHTTAEEKEDHYLVNGTKNWITNGGISSVCLVIAQTHPELKHKGINCLIVEKGWDGFVVGKKEDKMGIRASDTHSLMFTDVKVPKENRIGADGFGFKFAMSTLNGGRIGIAAQALGIAAGAFELSLKYSKERRAFGKPIFEHQAIQFKLAEMATKIEAARLLVYKAARLKDEHKDYVEAAAMAKLFASDVAMWATTEAVQIHGGYGYVKEYHVERMMRDAKITQIYEGTSEIQKLVIARELLK from the coding sequence ATGGCACTGAACGAATCAATTTTGGAAGGTTTGAACTTCAATCTGTCGGAAGAACATTTGGCGGTCAAAGAAGCCGCGCGTGATTTTGCCCAAAACGAACTCCTGCCCGGTATTCTGGAGCGCGACAATGAGCAGAAATTTGACCCCAAACTCCTCAAACGCATGGGTGAGCTCGGCTTTATGGGCATGATGGTTGCTCCTGAATACGGCGGCGGCGGCATGGATACCGTATCGTACGTGCTGGCCATGGAAGAGCTCTCCAAAGTAGACGCCTCGGCTTCGGTGATGGTTTCGGTCAATAATTCGTTGGTGTGCTACGGGTTGGAAGCTTTTGGCACCGAAGAACAAAAACGCAAATACCTGACTCCGCTGGCTTCCGGCGAAATGGTCGGGGCTTTTTGCCTTTCTGAGCCCGAAGCAGGTTCAGATGCTACCTCACAACACACCACGGCCGAAGAAAAAGAAGACCATTATTTGGTCAACGGGACCAAAAACTGGATCACCAACGGCGGTATTTCATCGGTCTGTTTGGTCATTGCCCAAACCCATCCCGAACTGAAACACAAAGGCATCAATTGCCTCATTGTTGAAAAAGGATGGGATGGATTTGTGGTGGGGAAAAAGGAAGATAAAATGGGTATCCGTGCCTCCGATACGCATTCGCTGATGTTTACCGACGTAAAGGTTCCCAAAGAAAACCGCATCGGTGCCGATGGGTTTGGATTTAAATTTGCGATGAGTACCCTCAATGGCGGTCGCATCGGCATTGCCGCTCAGGCATTGGGCATTGCGGCGGGGGCGTTTGAGCTTTCGTTGAAGTATTCGAAAGAACGAAGAGCCTTTGGAAAGCCCATTTTTGAGCATCAGGCCATTCAGTTCAAACTGGCCGAAATGGCGACCAAAATAGAAGCGGCGCGCTTATTAGTCTATAAAGCCGCCCGGCTTAAGGACGAACACAAAGACTACGTAGAAGCCGCCGCCATGGCCAAGCTTTTTGCTTCTGATGTGGCTATGTGGGCCACCACCGAAGCGGTGCAGATTCACGGGGGCTATGGGTATGTGAAAGAATACCACGTAGAGCGCATGATGCGCGACGCCAAGATCACGCAGATTTACGAAGGTACCTCAGAGATTCAAAAATTGGTCATTGCGCGGGAGCTTTTGAAATAA
- a CDS encoding lactonase family protein, protein MKRVGFFLSALIYFMSSTINAQNNGFFLFVGTYTTKTSEGIYVYDFNTKTGNLTPVSIGTGVKNPSFLAFAPNKRFVYSVAESNGGAVSSFSFEKQSGALTLLNTESAGGAGPCHITVDKTGKWAIVGNYGGGSLSVLPIQADGSLGKPTQTIQHEGKSINTERQEKPHVHSINIAPNNRDVFVPDLGTDKIMTYTLNAATGQLTPGNPAFTGTKPGAGPRHFTFHPNGKFAYVIQELDATVTGFNYSEGKLEAFQTITTLPEDYTGRKWCADIHISPDGKFLYGSNRTHESLVIYSIDQKSGQLTYVGHQNVLGKTPRNFMIDPTGKWILVANQDSDNIVVFSRDIKTGKLTPTGKEVKVSMPVCLKVMQ, encoded by the coding sequence ATGAAACGAGTCGGGTTTTTCCTTTCGGCGCTTATCTATTTTATGAGCAGTACAATCAATGCCCAAAATAATGGTTTTTTTCTGTTTGTAGGTACGTATACCACTAAAACAAGCGAAGGAATTTATGTCTATGACTTCAACACAAAAACGGGCAATCTCACTCCCGTAAGTATTGGAACAGGCGTAAAAAACCCTTCCTTTCTGGCATTTGCTCCCAACAAACGCTTTGTATACTCGGTTGCCGAATCAAATGGCGGGGCCGTCAGCTCCTTTTCATTTGAAAAGCAATCCGGCGCGCTCACTTTACTCAATACGGAATCGGCAGGCGGAGCCGGTCCCTGTCATATCACCGTTGATAAAACCGGAAAGTGGGCCATTGTGGGTAATTACGGCGGCGGCAGCCTGAGTGTATTGCCGATTCAGGCCGATGGCTCGCTCGGAAAACCCACTCAAACCATTCAGCACGAAGGGAAAAGCATTAATACCGAACGTCAGGAAAAACCCCATGTACACTCCATCAATATCGCCCCCAACAACCGCGATGTGTTTGTACCTGATCTGGGGACCGACAAAATCATGACCTATACATTGAACGCCGCAACCGGACAGCTGACCCCGGGCAACCCGGCGTTTACCGGTACAAAACCCGGCGCCGGCCCCCGCCATTTTACGTTTCATCCCAACGGTAAGTTTGCCTACGTGATTCAGGAGCTGGACGCCACCGTTACGGGATTTAACTACAGCGAAGGAAAGCTGGAAGCCTTCCAAACCATCACAACCCTGCCGGAAGATTATACCGGCCGTAAATGGTGCGCCGATATCCACATTTCACCCGATGGAAAATTCCTGTATGGCTCCAATCGCACACACGAAAGTTTGGTGATTTACAGCATAGATCAGAAATCAGGGCAGTTAACTTACGTGGGCCACCAAAATGTGTTGGGAAAAACACCGCGTAATTTTATGATTGATCCCACCGGCAAGTGGATATTGGTCGCCAATCAGGACAGCGACAATATCGTGGTGTTCAGCCGTGATATCAAAACGGGCAAACTGACTCCTACCGGCAAAGAAGTAAAAGTATCCATGCCGGTGTGTTTGAAAGTGATGCAATAA
- a CDS encoding DUF2264 domain-containing protein has protein sequence MNRRDFIQQNTFLSIGALAVPDINTQTAKPEDTARLYWVKLLYRIAEPVLKNLAEGTLIKNWKVEYSPAWDNRNAKVAYLEGFARTIVGVAPWLALPDDATEEGQLRKKMREYTLKSIANSVNPSHPDYMLWRKEGQTLVDAAFLAQALLKAPDALWKPLDDVTKKRVIEEFTLLRRVVPPNNNWVLFAAIVEAFLLSIGENADRYRIEFGVRKIEDWYVGDGWFKDGEVFHTDYYNSFVIQPMMVDVLQTWLEANRRQSPNANHKVLEERMALAIRRMQRHADFLERLISPEGTFPAFGRSVTYRLGAFQALCHAALIHQLPEGVSPAQVRCGLTEVMKRMFAQEGIFDKEGWLTLGFAGHQPNIADSYSNAGSMYLTTLGFIPLGLPATDPFWADPDAEWTQQKAWSGKPFKKDYAVGY, from the coding sequence ATGAATCGTCGCGATTTTATCCAACAAAATACCTTTTTAAGCATCGGCGCACTGGCGGTGCCTGATATCAATACGCAGACCGCTAAACCGGAAGATACCGCCCGCCTCTATTGGGTAAAGTTGCTTTACAGAATTGCCGAACCCGTTCTTAAAAATCTGGCGGAAGGCACGTTGATCAAAAACTGGAAAGTAGAATACAGCCCCGCGTGGGATAATCGCAACGCCAAAGTGGCCTATCTGGAAGGTTTTGCCCGCACTATCGTAGGGGTGGCTCCCTGGCTTGCTTTGCCCGATGATGCTACCGAAGAAGGACAACTTCGCAAAAAAATGCGCGAGTATACCCTCAAAAGCATCGCAAACAGCGTCAATCCGTCGCATCCTGATTATATGCTTTGGCGCAAAGAAGGACAAACGCTGGTCGATGCCGCATTTCTGGCGCAGGCTTTGCTTAAAGCACCCGACGCCCTTTGGAAACCGCTGGACGACGTGACTAAAAAACGGGTGATCGAAGAATTTACACTGTTGCGCCGGGTGGTTCCGCCCAATAACAACTGGGTACTGTTTGCGGCAATTGTGGAGGCATTTTTGCTATCCATCGGAGAGAATGCGGACCGTTATCGTATCGAATTCGGCGTACGAAAAATCGAAGATTGGTACGTAGGCGACGGCTGGTTTAAGGATGGGGAAGTCTTCCATACCGATTATTACAACTCCTTCGTCATTCAACCCATGATGGTGGATGTGCTGCAAACGTGGCTGGAAGCCAACAGACGCCAATCGCCCAACGCCAACCATAAAGTTTTGGAGGAGCGTATGGCCCTGGCCATAAGACGTATGCAGCGACACGCCGATTTTCTCGAACGACTGATCTCTCCCGAAGGCACCTTTCCTGCGTTTGGACGCAGCGTGACTTACCGTCTGGGGGCATTTCAGGCGTTGTGTCACGCAGCATTGATCCATCAACTGCCCGAAGGGGTCAGTCCGGCACAGGTACGCTGCGGGCTTACCGAGGTGATGAAACGGATGTTTGCGCAGGAGGGCATTTTTGACAAAGAAGGCTGGCTTACCTTGGGCTTTGCCGGACACCAACCCAACATTGCCGATTCGTATTCCAACGCCGGAAGTATGTATTTAACCACCTTAGGATTTATTCCCTTAGGTTTGCCCGCTACCGACCCGTTTTGGGCCGACCCCGACGCTGAGTGGACGCAGCAAAAGGCCTGGTCGGGCAAACCGTTTAAGAAGGATTATGCCGTAGGATATTAA
- a CDS encoding heme NO-binding domain-containing protein: MKGIVFTEFFDMIEQEFGYEMVDTLLNESELPSGGTYTAVGTYSHIEMVNLLVTLNHKTEVPIPHLLQAFGRYLFQRFTKTYSHLINKAPDAFTLLGSIHNYIHVEVRKLYPDAELPHFDIEQPNDNTLIMHYSSGRSMGDLAYGLIEGAMKHYGEKATITQELLSEDGSRIKFVIVK; this comes from the coding sequence ATGAAAGGCATAGTTTTTACTGAATTTTTTGATATGATTGAACAGGAATTCGGTTATGAAATGGTTGATACACTACTTAATGAATCAGAACTGCCGTCAGGAGGTACATATACTGCCGTTGGTACGTACAGCCATATAGAAATGGTTAATCTGCTTGTAACACTCAATCACAAAACAGAAGTCCCTATTCCGCATTTATTACAGGCGTTTGGTCGCTATCTGTTCCAACGATTTACCAAGACCTATAGCCATTTGATCAATAAGGCACCTGATGCGTTTACGCTGTTAGGTTCCATTCATAATTATATCCATGTGGAAGTACGAAAACTGTATCCCGACGCGGAATTGCCCCATTTTGACATAGAGCAGCCTAATGATAATACGTTAATTATGCATTATTCTTCGGGCAGAAGTATGGGTGATCTGGCCTATGGGCTCATTGAAGGAGCGATGAAACATTATGGTGAAAAAGCAACGATTACACAGGAGTTGCTTTCAGAAGATGGCAGCCGGATAAAATTTGTCATTGTAAAGTAG
- a CDS encoding AraC family transcriptional regulator produces MEDYNKIIESLGVKFIKARHIRMLQTITIKNFYDVENSLMILYDGEVLFANEKIEVGDMLFIPGGKHATVTYSSGDSVQPKVVSNEEFLTRRELYFDSLRDATQVGKIPHSFGLVAFDAKVFDSVNFFTSLDIPPFIIKNNSYLGRLIGEILQEDFNETPGRGRIIKIKTEELAIEVIRYILKNKLFVEQLVTNSTYFKDPRLIDIFAYIKDNLGGDLSNKVLANVANVSEDYVGQYFKMLTGINPQDYIEYQRMEEAVTLLRTSKKSIRAIGAEVGYKDTAYFCRRFKMMFGIPAGKMRRRESLMNV; encoded by the coding sequence ATGGAAGATTATAATAAAATCATCGAATCGCTCGGAGTGAAGTTTATCAAAGCTCGCCACATCCGAATGCTGCAAACCATCACAATCAAAAACTTTTACGACGTCGAAAATTCGTTGATGATCCTCTATGATGGAGAGGTGCTGTTTGCCAACGAAAAAATTGAGGTCGGCGACATGTTGTTTATTCCCGGAGGAAAACACGCAACCGTTACGTACAGCAGCGGCGACAGCGTGCAGCCCAAAGTGGTCAGCAACGAAGAGTTTCTGACGCGCCGGGAGTTATACTTCGACAGCTTGCGCGATGCCACGCAGGTGGGAAAGATTCCGCACTCGTTTGGGTTGGTGGCGTTTGATGCCAAAGTGTTTGATTCGGTCAACTTCTTTACGTCGTTGGACATTCCTCCCTTTATCATCAAGAATAATTCGTACCTCGGCCGCCTGATCGGGGAGATCCTGCAGGAAGATTTTAACGAAACCCCGGGGCGCGGACGGATCATCAAGATCAAGACCGAAGAGCTGGCGATTGAGGTCATTCGGTATATTTTGAAAAACAAGCTGTTTGTGGAGCAATTGGTCACCAACAGTACTTATTTCAAAGACCCGCGTTTGATCGATATTTTTGCTTACATCAAAGATAATTTGGGCGGTGACCTCTCTAATAAGGTGCTGGCCAACGTAGCCAACGTTTCGGAAGATTACGTGGGGCAGTATTTTAAAATGCTGACCGGAATTAACCCACAGGACTATATTGAATACCAGCGCATGGAAGAAGCCGTGACGCTGCTGCGTACGTCGAAGAAAAGCATCCGGGCCATCGGAGCTGAAGTAGGTTACAAAGACACCGCCTACTTCTGTCGACGTTTTAAAATGATGTTTGGCATTCCGGCCGGCAAGATGCGCCGCCGCGAATCACTGATGAACGTTTAA
- a CDS encoding UDP-N-acetylmuramoyl-tripeptide--D-alanyl-D-alanine ligase, whose amino-acid sequence MQGITIPELYDLFLTCTGVSTDTRQITEGCLFVALRGDKFDGNLYAKDALEKGAKYAIVDNSDVAVDNRYLWVENSLESLQQLAAYHRKQLNIPVIGLTGSNGKTTTKELIAAVLSKKFKTYATKGNLNNHIGVPLTLLAIDDTYEIAVVEMGANHQKEIALLSGISEPTHGLITNVGKAHLEGFGGIEGVRIGKGELYDWLAHSGGTVFINGSDTALVEMADRRTFAEEVTYLAGDDAPVLLEDSPLVVYRDAEGNQINTCLTGKYNFENIAVALAIGRYFGVSNALANQAVAEYNPTNNRSQIIQKGTNTVIMDAYNANPSSMSAAIENFGRLKAKRKMVILGDMLELGDDSPEEHLLIGKLIAQQHFDVVILAGKLMQEALPALPQAYYFPDKFSLHNWIVDHPQQNTHVLIKGSRGMGLETVVPYL is encoded by the coding sequence ATGCAAGGAATAACGATCCCTGAACTTTACGATTTGTTTCTCACCTGTACGGGTGTTTCGACCGACACCCGTCAAATCACGGAAGGATGTTTGTTCGTGGCACTTCGCGGCGATAAGTTTGATGGTAATCTATACGCCAAAGACGCGCTGGAAAAGGGAGCAAAGTACGCGATTGTGGATAACTCCGACGTAGCGGTGGATAACCGATACCTGTGGGTGGAAAACAGCCTCGAATCCTTGCAGCAATTAGCCGCCTATCACCGAAAGCAGTTGAATATCCCCGTTATTGGCCTTACCGGTTCCAACGGAAAAACCACGACCAAAGAGTTGATTGCGGCTGTATTGTCCAAAAAATTCAAAACGTATGCCACTAAAGGTAATCTGAATAATCACATCGGGGTTCCGCTTACACTATTGGCAATAGATGATACCTACGAAATAGCCGTGGTGGAAATGGGGGCCAATCACCAAAAGGAAATTGCGTTGCTCAGCGGTATTTCTGAGCCAACGCATGGGTTAATTACGAACGTGGGGAAAGCTCATCTGGAGGGTTTTGGCGGCATCGAAGGCGTCAGGATTGGTAAAGGAGAACTCTACGATTGGCTGGCCCACTCCGGAGGAACGGTATTTATCAACGGTTCCGATACCGCCTTGGTGGAAATGGCCGATCGGCGCACTTTTGCCGAAGAAGTTACCTATTTGGCAGGAGATGACGCTCCGGTACTGCTGGAAGACTCGCCGTTGGTAGTGTATCGGGACGCCGAAGGCAACCAAATAAATACCTGCCTGACGGGAAAGTATAACTTTGAAAACATCGCGGTGGCGCTCGCCATCGGTCGGTATTTTGGCGTTTCCAATGCACTGGCCAATCAAGCCGTTGCCGAGTACAATCCCACCAATAACCGTTCTCAAATCATTCAAAAAGGCACCAATACCGTCATCATGGATGCCTATAACGCCAATCCGTCGTCGATGTCGGCGGCGATTGAAAACTTCGGGCGACTGAAAGCGAAGCGAAAGATGGTCATTTTGGGCGATATGCTCGAACTCGGCGATGACTCACCCGAAGAACATTTGCTGATAGGAAAATTGATCGCCCAGCAACATTTTGACGTGGTCATTCTGGCGGGAAAACTCATGCAGGAGGCTCTGCCGGCGTTGCCTCAAGCCTATTATTTTCCGGATAAGTTTTCATTGCATAATTGGATCGTAGACCACCCGCAGCAAAATACGCATGTCCTCATCAAAGGCTCACGGGGCATGGGGCTCGAAACGGTGGTGCCGTATCTCTGA
- a CDS encoding PAS domain S-box protein codes for MQEIEILKRRVERERKARMEAEAILEDKALQLYQVNEQLRQLNENLEQQVKEGGAKLQKSEKRYQQLIESVQDIIYKISPSGYFTFVNPVVEQRLGYSADEIIGRHFTELVVPEYREQLVNFYWEMVNSQKESTYNDFPVYKKNGEIAWIGQTVRLIESEGNVMELVAVARDITEQVATEDALRTTQTRLSTLITNLQKGVLVEDENRRIILVNQLFCDLFAIPLKAELLIGIDCSQSAEQSKHLFSNPEEFVQRINELLARQEIMINEELHMADGRILERDYVPIFLEGQYRGHLWKYADVTEQYLARESIRKSEEKYRGIMNNMELGLIEVDLEDRICKAYDRFCEMMGYAEEELIGQIASDLFLPEEFRNVFNEQQSIRIEGRATSYEIQMVKKDGSRIWVIVSGAPIMDEYGEIVGSMGIHYDISARKLLEQELALAKEVAEEARQAEKQFLANMSHEIRTPLNAIIGMTHLLFDTRPNKQQYEYLDILKSSADFLHSLISDLLDMAKIEAGRIEVQSHPFDLVGLLRTTQRVFQIKLENRPIELDLMIDGRIAGNYMGDDVMLNQILLNIIGNAEKFTEEGTIEITAKLKKEDNDTVWIEFKIADTGIGIPKEKLELIFQKFKQVNPQGHKHKGTGLGLAITKQLVELQGGTLTVKSEENEGTTFTFTLPFQKSDAEIVKNDYEIEEGSSNLEKCNLLVVEDNIMNQRYISGLLNKWNIPFTIAIDGRKAVEQAHKQQFDIILMDIQMPNMDGYEATLTIRNTTNLNQKTPIVALTASAMLDQKNKTKAVGMDDFITKPFTPTQLLSVIKRFLKAESLKTEPVQDEAPPAKVESLLNYPRIKDLYGDDTEYIVDMMETFLTDALPDFAEFQGLINAQDWVALSKLAHRLKPTLGMVGLTDLEEKMGQLETRARNNPQPESLQLIWSSITDKLENGTKEIQQEIEKLKS; via the coding sequence ATGCAGGAAATCGAAATTCTCAAACGACGCGTAGAACGGGAGCGAAAAGCTCGAATGGAAGCGGAGGCTATTTTGGAAGACAAAGCACTCCAACTCTATCAGGTAAATGAACAGCTTCGCCAGCTTAATGAAAACCTTGAACAACAGGTAAAAGAAGGCGGAGCCAAGCTGCAAAAAAGTGAAAAGAGATATCAGCAGCTCATTGAGTCCGTTCAGGATATTATTTATAAAATTTCACCTTCCGGCTATTTCACTTTCGTTAACCCGGTCGTAGAACAACGTCTGGGTTACAGTGCCGACGAAATTATCGGTCGTCATTTTACCGAATTGGTTGTGCCGGAATACCGTGAGCAGTTGGTGAATTTTTATTGGGAAATGGTAAACTCACAAAAAGAGAGTACCTACAATGATTTTCCGGTCTATAAAAAAAATGGAGAGATAGCGTGGATCGGCCAAACGGTTCGACTGATCGAAAGTGAAGGTAACGTGATGGAGCTTGTCGCCGTAGCCCGAGACATTACAGAGCAGGTGGCCACCGAAGATGCTCTCCGCACTACCCAAACCCGCCTTTCCACTCTTATTACCAATCTTCAAAAGGGTGTATTGGTTGAGGACGAGAATAGGAGGATCATTCTGGTCAATCAATTGTTCTGTGATCTTTTTGCCATACCTCTCAAGGCCGAACTCCTGATCGGCATTGATTGCTCGCAATCGGCCGAGCAATCTAAGCACCTGTTTAGCAACCCGGAAGAGTTTGTTCAACGAATCAACGAATTATTGGCCCGGCAGGAGATCATGATCAATGAAGAATTGCACATGGCCGATGGGCGAATCCTTGAACGCGATTATGTTCCCATCTTTCTGGAAGGACAATATAGAGGGCACCTTTGGAAATATGCCGATGTGACGGAGCAGTATCTGGCCCGTGAGAGTATTCGGAAAAGTGAAGAAAAATACCGGGGGATCATGAACAACATGGAGCTCGGATTGATTGAGGTAGACCTGGAAGACCGCATTTGCAAGGCTTACGATCGTTTTTGCGAAATGATGGGCTACGCGGAAGAAGAACTCATTGGCCAAATTGCGTCTGACTTATTTTTGCCGGAGGAGTTCAGAAATGTATTCAATGAGCAACAGTCTATTAGGATCGAAGGTCGTGCTACCTCTTATGAGATCCAAATGGTCAAAAAAGACGGAAGCCGAATCTGGGTGATTGTCAGCGGAGCGCCCATTATGGATGAGTATGGTGAGATCGTGGGCTCTATGGGTATACACTACGATATTTCAGCCCGAAAGCTTCTCGAACAGGAGCTGGCTTTGGCCAAAGAGGTGGCGGAAGAGGCCCGGCAGGCTGAAAAACAGTTTTTGGCCAACATGAGCCACGAGATCCGCACTCCGCTCAATGCCATTATCGGAATGACTCACCTGCTGTTTGATACCCGCCCCAATAAGCAACAATACGAATACCTTGATATTCTTAAATCATCCGCTGATTTCTTACACAGTCTTATTTCAGATTTACTTGACATGGCAAAAATTGAAGCCGGACGCATCGAAGTCCAAAGCCATCCTTTTGATTTAGTTGGACTTCTTCGTACCACACAGAGAGTGTTCCAGATAAAATTGGAAAACCGTCCCATTGAACTTGATCTGATGATTGATGGTCGGATTGCCGGCAATTACATGGGCGATGATGTGATGTTGAATCAAATCCTCTTGAATATCATCGGTAATGCCGAGAAATTTACGGAAGAAGGAACGATTGAAATTACGGCTAAGCTTAAAAAAGAAGATAATGATACCGTCTGGATAGAGTTCAAAATTGCCGATACCGGTATCGGAATTCCTAAGGAAAAACTGGAACTTATCTTTCAGAAGTTTAAGCAGGTCAATCCTCAGGGGCATAAACATAAAGGTACCGGCCTTGGGTTGGCCATTACCAAACAATTGGTGGAATTGCAGGGAGGAACCCTTACGGTAAAAAGTGAAGAGAATGAGGGGACCACCTTTACGTTTACCCTTCCGTTTCAAAAGTCGGATGCTGAAATCGTGAAGAATGACTATGAGATCGAAGAAGGCAGCAGTAATTTAGAGAAATGTAACCTGCTGGTGGTGGAAGATAACATCATGAATCAACGCTACATCAGCGGTTTACTTAACAAATGGAATATTCCGTTTACCATCGCCATTGACGGACGAAAGGCGGTAGAGCAGGCCCATAAACAGCAGTTTGACATTATTTTGATGGATATTCAAATGCCCAATATGGATGGCTACGAAGCGACCTTAACCATCCGAAATACTACTAACCTCAATCAAAAAACGCCTATTGTTGCACTCACTGCCTCGGCCATGCTTGACCAAAAAAACAAAACTAAGGCGGTGGGAATGGATGATTTTATCACAAAGCCTTTTACCCCGACCCAATTATTAAGTGTCATTAAACGCTTTTTGAAAGCCGAGTCACTCAAAACCGAACCTGTACAGGATGAGGCACCTCCGGCAAAGGTTGAATCATTGCTGAACTATCCTCGAATCAAAGACTTGTACGGTGACGATACCGAATACATCGTAGATATGATGGAAACTTTCTTAACGGATGCCCTGCCGGATTTTGCGGAGTTTCAGGGATTAATAAATGCTCAGGATTGGGTAGCACTCAGTAAGTTGGCACACCGCCTGAAACCAACACTCGGCATGGTGGGACTCACGGATTTGGAGGAAAAGATGGGTCAACTGGAGACCCGGGCCCGCAATAATCCGCAACCCGAAAGCCTGCAATTGATTTGGAGCAGCATAACCGACAAGTTAGAAAATGGAACAAAAGAAATTCAGCAGGAAATCGAAAAACTGAAATCGTGA